The genomic region GTattttaaatataaaataaaacaaaaaggtaaaaaaattaagaaaagtAGAGGAACCgtgatttttttttattcttataagaataataataaagtATATACTAATTACTATCTTTTTTTTTAGGGTAAATGCCCGAGGGCCTTACTTCATTAATACCGAATCATAAATAACAGCGCTGTCCGCAGTCGGAGCCGGAGGTAAAGCATCTGACCACACTGATCTACCAACTTTAATAGGAAACAAATGAGCTAAACAATGTGCCACACTATTGTTCCTACGATTAGTAAACGACCAAGAAACAGAAATAAAAGCAGTACATAAAGAATGAATATCGTCATAAATAAGCGAGAGTAGGCTGCGTCCTGAATCCTTCCTCCTTAATGCTTCAATCACCGGCATACAATCACTTTCCACAACGATCTTTGTATGCCCTCGTCTCGCCGCCTCAGCCACACCTTCCAACACAGCCGCTGCCTCAGCCATCTAGGGTTCCCACCGCTGCTCCTGCACCACCGACACTCCCCATAGGACCGACCCAGCTTCATCACGACATACCACCCCCACACTAAAGCCTTCCCCCTCCTTACCATCGGCATCTGTGTTAATTTTCACGTATCCCTCTGGCGGCGCTGTCCAGCCCTCCCTTCCCTTCTCGGCTCCATCTCCCGTCTTACCTCCACGTCGCCCCGGCACCATACCACATCCTTCAATCTCCTCCATCACCCCCTTAGCTCGTCTAACAACGGTCCAAGGATCCACCTCTTGATTATCAAAGATGACCTTGTTGCGGTGCTCCCACAAGGCCCAACATCCCACCATAAAGAGCGACTGTTCTCGGCACCCAAACTCCCTCCACCTCCCCTCCACCCAATCTctccccccccctcccccccctgTCTCCCTCTCGTCCTCCCCTAGTCCAATCCCTTCCCATACCTGTCGGGCTATAGGACAAAAACGAAACAAATGGTGACTAGTTTCATCAGAAGAATTACATAAGGAACAGAAAGTGGACTCACCTCGCACTCGAGAAGCAATGTTAACTCGTGTCGCCAAAGCCTCGTTACACAGCTGCCAGAAGAAGAGTTTCACTCAGGGCCAAACCGGGACTTTCCAGAGCCTATTCCATAACCACTTTTCCCTCTCCCAATCCGACGCACCTCCCAACTCCATATATATTATTCCGTTCCCCTGCAAGCCGTCGATAAGCAGATCTCACAGAGAAGACCCTGTCACGCTCCGCCACCCAAAACCACCCATCCTCCGGACGATTCCTACTAAGTCAAATATTTTTCACCCGGTCACATTTAAAGGAAAGAAGCAAAGATGCGAGCAGTTCCTCCTTCCAGCCCCGCCCCTCCTCGTCCATCAAGTCCGCCACAACCAAATTCTCCATGCCCACAATAATGGGTGAAATAAGCGGTCCCGACTGTGTATCTGGCAGCCAAGCGTCCTCCCAGACACGAGTTGTCAGCCCGTTCCCAATTCGCTTCCTCCATCCCGACCTCAACACTTCTGTAGCCTCCACAATTCCCCTCCAAGTATAGCTCGGATTATGCCCAATACAAGCCGACATAATATCCTCGGCTGGGTAGTACTTAGCCTTCATAACACGAGCCCACAAGCACTCCGGCTCAGTTAACAACCGCCACACTTGTTTCCCCAATAAAGCCATATTAAACATATTGAAATCGCGGAAACCCATCCCACCCAAGCTTTTGGACTTACACAAACGCTTCCAGGACACCCAGCTTATCCCCCTCTTCCCTTCCTCATGACCCCACCAAAACCGAGATATCATCGATCTAAGCTCATCGCAAAAACTTACAGGAATTTTAAAAATACTCATAACttaggtagggagtgaattggccacTGCCTTTATAAGAACCTCCTTACCTGCCCTAGACAAGATTTTCCCGCGCCAACCACTGAGTCTTTTGCTTAGCTTATCTCTCAAGATATTCGTAATTGGTTTTTTTGACCGTCCGATCACCGTAGGGAGACCCAAGTACCTCGCCTGCTCCTCCACCTCCACTATACCCAACCTAATTGCTACTCCGCTTCTGAATCGGCACACCCTTACTAAACGAGACCGCAGTCTTGTCAAGGCTTACCAGCTGCCCTGAAGCATCCTCATACCGTCGAAGAATATTCGTGACAACCTCAGCTTCCTCCATCGTCGCTTTCATAAAAAAGATACTATCATCCGCAAAAAGAAGGTGCGATATAGGAGGGGCCTGATTAGCAATTCGGATACCATGTAAACGGCCCGCTTCAACCGCCCGTCGCATCAAGCTAGATAAAACTTCGGCACagagaataaataaataaggtgAAAGAGGGTCACCTTGTCGCAGTCCACGTGAGGGTCGAAACTCGTCTAAGGGCTGCCCATTTATGAGCACAGAGAAAGAGACAGTCGTGACACAATCCATCACCCGGCTTACCCATACCTGATCGAAACCCATAGAGATAAGAACCCTCTCCAGAAATGTCCACTCAACCCGATCATATTCCTTAGCCATATCTAACTTAAATGCCATGGTCCCGTTCATACTCTTCGAATTCTTCATATAATGAAAAATTTCAAAAGCGATTATAACATTATCCGAAATTGCTCTCCCTGGAGTAAAAGCGCTCTGATTCTCCGAAACAATGTCACCCAGGAACGGTTTTAGCCGATTGGCTAACACTTTAGAGACAAGTTTATAGGCCACATTACACAGACTTATGGGTCGAAAATCACGTATCTTATCTGGAGCTTTCTTCTTAGGAATAAGGACAATATTAGTTTTATTGAACTCTGTTGGCTGCTTGTATCCGCGCAAAATATCCAAAACCGTGCTCACCACTTCCCCTCCAATCGAATCCCAATAAGTTTGGTAAAAAAGACCATTCATCCCGTCTGGCCCCGGAGCTTTAAGCGGGTGTATTTGGTGCAAGGCAACCAGAACCTCTTCCTCCCCATAATCTCGCCGAAAAGCTGCATTCATCCCCTCGGTAACACGCTGCCCGACCCCATGAAGGACATCAACCTCTATTTCCGGATTTGAGGTCGACAATATAGCTGCTGAAAATAGCTAGTAGCCATGGCTGTTACCTCCTCATCCCCGCACCGCATAATTCCCTCGTCATCCACAAGTTGCGCTATAAAATTCTTTTGTTTACGTTCATCGGCTCTAGTATGAAAAAACTTCGTATTTTTATCTCTATCTTTTAACCACAGAGCTCTCGATCGTTGCCTCTAATATTGTTCTTCCTGTTTTCTTAAATTAGCCAACTCAGCCACAAGCTTCCGACGCCGGTTCACATTGTCTTCAGTTCTTTCCTTATCGTCAAGATAACCCAGCTGCTTTTGTTTCTGCACAATGCACCTCCCTATTTGATGAATATTCGTACCCTTCCATTTTTTGAGCTCCTTAGCACACTCAGACAAAACCCGAGAGAGACTGCCTCTACCACGCTCCACCCCACGTTCCACGGCCTCCCCACATTCCTCCTCCCCAACCCACATCTGCTCGAACCTAAACCTTCGTTCTCGCACCTTACCCCTATCCTTGTGATTAAGCACCAGTCGTATATGAGCATGATCAGACCATTCCCTGTTTAAGTAGTATAACCGAGCGTACGGAAAGAGTACTCTCCACGACTCCGTACACAAGGCTCTGTCAATCATACTTTGTTTGTTCGCTTCTCCAACTTGCCCATTATCATAGGAGAAATTATACCCCTCCCAGGGTACATCTTTAAGACCGCATTCATCAACAGCAGCTCGAAAGTTATTCATTTGCCACTGTGGCTTGCTTCCCCCTTTCATCTCCGTGGAAAAGAGAACCTCATTGAAATCACCGAGACACACCCAAGGAAGCCGAGATTGCCCCCTCAAGAGTCTCAATAAATCCCACGAAAGATGTCGATCCCCCACAGCTGGCCAACCATAGAACCTCGTGACTCTCCATTCTCCTTCCGAACCCCTAATAATAAAGTCCATGTGGTGCACCGAAGCTGACACAAAAGTACAGTCGACCTCCTTACGCCATAATAACGCCAATCCTCCCGATCTACCTACACGGCTACACTATCAACCTCCATACCAAAGTACCCATCCAATCTCTCCTTCACCCTCCTCATTTCACAACCACTCAATTTAGTTTCACATAAGAACAGAATGGTCGGGGCTTCCCTCCGCACTAGAGCACGGAGGGCAGACACCGTGTCAGGGTTGCCCAGGCCCCGACAATTAATGCTTAAGAGATTCATTGGGCCTGACAGGGTTGACCCCTGTCAACCTCTGCCTCAGGTATTAAGACGCCCCCGTCTATCGAAGATTTCGCCTTCTTACTAGcaccttcctccacctcagactCCCTACTTCGCTTCCCTTGTCCCATCCCCCTACTGCCCTTATCTCCCACATTCCCTTCACCTGCATCTTTTTGCCTCGGTACTCGTGTCCACTCTCTTCCCTTACCACCATCCCCCTCCCCTCCAGCCTTAGCATCCCGCCCCTCACTACCAATTCGTCCCCGCATATCGTCCTGTCCCCTTTCCTCCACCAGATTAACAAGAAACCCCTCCCCACTCCATAACTCCTCCGACTGTTCATACCCCCTGCTTCCTCTATCCTTTTCCTGTTCACGACCCAGTCCCTTTCCCCCACCACTACGCTCCTTATCCACACTCCCATGCACCCCTTCCCCCATGCAAGAGTCTCCACTGCCCTCCCCCATAACACCATGGCTGCCACTTTTCTCTGCATTCCCCACCTTCTTTGTTCGGAACTCGAGAgctatattttgtaatttatcgATCATACTCGAAATAGCTATCTCATACTCTTCCTTACTCACCACATCAAACTTCACCCGTAGGTCCCTTGTCGCCTTACCCGACCCATGCTTCACCGTTTTAACCACTTTCCATGGCGATGCCAGAAGCCAATCTCCAAATTTTAACTCCTCTTCTTCGTAAGGACCCTCTTCACAGTCCTTTTCCCCATGCCCAATGACCCCATATCCGTAACAATATGTCGGGAGTCTTTCATATTTGACATTGAAGCTCATACTATGGCCGTTTTTTAAACGAATAGGGATGGCTGCTTTCAATGGCTTTCGGATATCATACAACACCCGTACACGAATAGCTCTGTCTAACTCGGGATTAGGGCCATGTTCAAATTGTATAAACTTTCCCAGGCAATTTCCCAAACGTTGGGCATTCGATTGGCACGTACGACCCGAGATTGGGAGGTCATAGATTCGTGCCCAAATAGGTACCGGAAACAGAGAAGAATCAGTAACTTTACCGGATTGGTCAGGCTCCTCGAAGCACCACATAAACTTGTCGAAGTGCCAAGGTTGCCCCTCAAGAACCCTTGCCTTATCCCTGCGcgattcaaatcgaaagataaaGGTCTTCTCCTTAGCATCGACTACGTTCCCGATGATTGGTTTCGACGGATTCCATAGCTTTATCATCGTATCAATGGCCGCTTTAACATTAATAGCCCTCGACGCCCAAATCTTGCCTATCAACAGAATTCGCTCCTCCTCTTTCACCGGCTGTTCATCCTCCTCCCATTCGAACCCCTCATCCTCATCCGACCCCATCGACTCCTTCTCGTCCCTATGGCCCGTTGAGTCACTCTCCATTGGCACCTGCACACAAGACAAGAACAAACACAAAAAGAAAACAAAGCAGCCCAAACTCACGACAAAGATCGTGAGTCAAGCCTCGAGCGAGAGGATAATCGAAGAACGTAGGACAGAGATCGAAGAAAATTAAGACAGAAACCCTAGGAAAACCCTAGACTACTCTTGACAATGAAAAGTATTAATATGATTAACCTTTACTAATTACTATCTTTTAGCTAATAATTACGGAGTTACTCTTTCACAATTTTACTCTTACACATCCATTTTATCACAAATTTTCCATACCTACCCTTTCTCTAGGAGTCTTAGAGGAAATTTTATTCCTCTTTCCATTTCTTCTCGAAATCCAATCAAATTTTTACCCAAATACTTCAATTCTTTATTAGTTAGTATATCAAACAATCAGTGTTCGCTTTTCTTGATTAAATTACACCAACTTTTGATTTAGATTAAACTGATTTGTAACTTTTGTTCAGATAGGATTGTGCGTCTAATCGTCTATCATGCTTGATTTTTAATCAGCGGTATTGGTAATTGTTTTATTCTTCCATTTCATATGTGAACAATAGATAGGTTATAGGTACTAGGTAGATTTAGCATTTGCATCTTAACAACAATGCTAATAATTTATATTTCTCGTAAAGCAACCAGTTTAATATCTCCTTCCTTGGAATGTCTTGAGAAGATACGCGCCCTTGTAGATATTCGCCATCTACGTATCTACGGATCAACACAAAACATCTATGACATGGTAAGTTAAGGCGGGGGACGTCAAGTTTGGGGACGGACTAGTGGgggactgtaacacccccatataccaatgagccttaacaagaccttccctagcatataagggcattaccatctcggttgggcgaggacagtaataatcaaatgtcgataaaagaacaattaagttatgtTACAAATGATTAACAAAACTgctgatataaaagatacaacttgAAACCACTATGTGAACTACTTCTGTCGTTACTCctgaaagactcatcccgccaagcacccagctaacatACAGATCACAACctactaagactgactgctcaccataagggatcacggcaggcacaacagaaacaaacaacaagacaaaaccacacaaggtcagtaactgaagaaacacacCAACAACCACATATACAACACATGCACAACAGAACATACACGCatcacatctcctccaaccaatcaccgtcaccgactgtccactggaccagccctgccagtggaggaccgcagccgttcccagctaagccccgctcatcaaac from Silene latifolia isolate original U9 population chromosome 3, ASM4854445v1, whole genome shotgun sequence harbors:
- the LOC141649594 gene encoding putative mitochondrial protein AtMg00310 — its product is MISRFWWGHEEGKRGISWVSWKRLCKSKSLGGMGFRDFNMFNMALLGKQVWRLLTEPECLWARVMKAKYYPAEDIMSACIGHNPSYTWRGIVEATEVLRSGWRKRIGNGLTTRVWEDAWLPDTQSGPLISPIIVGMENLVVADLMDEEGRGWKEELLASLLLSFKCDRVKNI
- the LOC141649595 gene encoding uncharacterized protein LOC141649595, coding for MKGGSKPQWQMNNFRAAVDECGLKDVPWEGYNFSYDNGQVGEANKQSMIDRALCTESWRVLFPYARLYYLNREWSDHAHIRLVLNHKDRGKVRERRFRFEQMWVGEEECGEAVERGVERGRGSLSRVLSECAKELKKWKGTNIHQIGRCIVQKQKQLGYLDDKERTEDNVNRRRKLVAELANLRKQEEQY